A section of the Primulina eburnea isolate SZY01 chromosome 1, ASM2296580v1, whole genome shotgun sequence genome encodes:
- the LOC140809611 gene encoding uncharacterized protein produces MTSSLIHHSPKPLPPLAAPHTTQYIPHPPPPLPPTPPPTSTHQFSPQISFMGVCFSSQSSDQKPSANVVSVDGQLRQYSLPVTASQVLGFESSSPDSIFLCDSDSLCFDDFIPPLDGELELHRDQIYFVLSANKLQYRLAASDMVALAVRASIALDNINSRRRRSKARISPVLVAEEHPQSNYQIQNKVSFDSPLRVVSRSGSTRKMQRFSSLRAKLAVRSFRIRLSTIYEGSMHDAD; encoded by the coding sequence ATGACGTCATCGCTTATTCACCATTCACCAAAACCCCTCCCTCCTCTCGCGGCCCCACATACAACCCAATATATACCGCATCCGCCACCGCCTTTGCCTCCCACTCCACCACCTACTTCCACTCACCAATTCTCTCCTCAAATTTCTTTCATGGGTGTTTGTTTCTCCTCCCAATCCTCAGATCAGAAGCCGTCCGCCAATGTCGTCTCCGTTGATGGCCAGTTGCGCCAGTATTCTCTTCCTGTTACAGCTTCTCAGGTTCTTGGATTCGAGTCTTCTTCCCCGGACTCCATCTTCCTCTGCGATTCCGATTCCTTGTGCTTCGATGATTTCATTCCCCCTCTCGACGGGGAGCTCGAGCTCCACCGGGACCAGATCTACTTCGTCTTGTCGGCGAATAAGCTTCAGTATCGGCTAGCGGCCTCCGACATGGTGGCCTTGGCCGTGAGGGCTAGCATTGCTCTTGACAATATCAACAGTCGCAGGCGGAGGAGCAAGGCCAGGATTTCTCCTGTCTTGGTGGCGGAAGAGCACCCGCAATCGAATTATCAAATTCAGAATAAGGTTTCTTTCGACTCTCCGCTAAGGGTAGTTTCCAGATCTGGTTCAACGAGGAAGATGCAGAGATTCTCTTCCCTGCGAGCTAAATTGGCCGTTCGATCGTTCAGAATCAGGCTCTCCACCATTTACGAAGGATCTATGCATGACGCTGATTGA